From Pseudoxanthomonas sp. YR558, the proteins below share one genomic window:
- a CDS encoding MAPEG family protein, producing the protein MSIAYWCILVTALLPYLWVFIAKRSGERYNNRNPRGWIAKQEGNYKVQRANAAHLNGFEAFPAFVAGVLMAQLAGVPADTITPLAIAFVVARVLHGVFYLADKQSLRSFIWLIGMLCAVALMVLAAMRVA; encoded by the coding sequence ATGTCGATCGCTTACTGGTGCATCCTGGTCACCGCGCTGCTGCCGTACCTGTGGGTCTTCATCGCCAAGCGGTCGGGCGAGCGCTACAACAACCGCAACCCGCGCGGTTGGATCGCCAAGCAGGAAGGCAACTACAAGGTGCAGCGCGCGAACGCCGCGCACCTCAACGGCTTCGAGGCCTTCCCCGCCTTCGTCGCCGGCGTGCTGATGGCGCAGCTGGCCGGCGTGCCGGCGGACACCATCACGCCGCTGGCCATCGCCTTCGTGGTGGCGCGCGTTCTGCACGGCGTGTTCTACCTGGCCGACAAGCAGTCGCTGCGCAGCTTCATCTGGCTGATCGGCATGCTGTGCGCCGTGGCGCTGATGGTGCTGGCGGCGATGCGGGTGGCGTGA
- a CDS encoding pseudouridine synthase yields the protein MDYGETKSDDGAVPVLYADAQIAVVNKPAGVMAHDSKLAGGETDFVADRLRAQFGKPIFLIHRLDRATSGCLLVAFDRESASTLGKVLMSREVEKDYLAVCRGWPEPDFTVDHPLDGGPGKPEKKPSVTRFVRLATGELPLPSVGFETSRYALLRCQPETGRFRQIRRHLKHAFHHLIGDTSHGDGRHNRNFRMQGVHRMLLHAVRLSFPHPLTGARIEAVAPLDAEFRKAFALFDWEEDLR from the coding sequence ATGGATTACGGTGAGACGAAATCGGACGATGGCGCAGTGCCCGTGCTGTACGCGGATGCGCAGATCGCGGTGGTCAACAAACCCGCGGGCGTGATGGCACACGACAGCAAGCTCGCCGGCGGCGAGACGGACTTCGTCGCCGACCGCCTGCGCGCGCAGTTCGGCAAGCCGATCTTCCTGATCCATCGGCTCGATCGCGCGACCAGCGGCTGCCTGCTGGTGGCGTTCGACCGCGAGAGTGCCTCGACGCTCGGCAAGGTGCTGATGTCGCGCGAGGTGGAGAAGGATTACCTGGCCGTGTGCCGCGGCTGGCCGGAGCCGGATTTCACCGTCGACCATCCGCTGGATGGCGGCCCGGGCAAGCCGGAGAAGAAGCCGTCGGTGACGCGCTTCGTGCGCCTGGCGACGGGCGAGCTGCCGTTGCCTTCCGTCGGCTTCGAGACCTCGCGCTATGCGCTGCTGCGCTGCCAGCCGGAGACCGGCCGCTTCCGCCAGATCCGCCGGCACCTGAAGCACGCGTTCCATCACCTCATCGGCGATACCAGCCATGGCGATGGCCGCCACAACCGCAACTTCCGCATGCAGGGCGTGCACCGCATGCTGCTGCACGCGGTGCGGTTGTCGTTCCCGCATCCGTTGACCGGCGCGCGCATCGAGGCGGTGGCGCCGCTGGATGCAGAGTTCCGCAAGGCCTTCGCGTTGTTCGACTGGGAAGAGGACCTGCGTTAG